A window of Nitrososphaerales archaeon contains these coding sequences:
- the purF gene encoding amidophosphoribosyltransferase has product MDLREKCGLFAARSATGQDVVRKTLQGLEALQHRGQESWGIAVAGKPVFRKMGLVANWHLEAGQLSSYRDSSAIGHVRYSTKGRSILDNAQPLQIDSAFAIAHNGTLIKVEQLSAPVEAEFGLSCESDTRAAGYRLLHFLKDDKEMFTSFQKLSAELVGAYCFAIIDSFRNVFAVRDPRGYRPLCLGWHEATRTYVAASESCALSAVGADFVRDVEPGEMVKFGTRDGELESFRFAPKVPTAYCSFEYTYFAHPSSRLNGVSVYEARKKVGRVLAKKSQTKGDVVIPVPDSARPSALGFSVESGVPMDEGLMKDRYSRKGSIRSFIEPGQTGREDVVKRIIPIRETIQGRDVIVVDDSVVRGTSSKAIVKSLRKAGAKSVKMAVTFPPIRHPCHMGIDFPSKEELLVHNVAEEQDSVAETASKVAEAIGADEFFYNDIEGLSEAIGLPKDSLCFACINGDYSKLNAPKPMNEAEEVKTNS; this is encoded by the coding sequence ATGGACCTCAGGGAGAAGTGCGGCCTCTTCGCCGCACGCTCAGCGACCGGCCAGGACGTCGTGAGGAAAACCCTCCAAGGCCTCGAGGCGCTCCAGCACAGAGGCCAGGAATCCTGGGGGATTGCCGTGGCAGGGAAGCCGGTCTTCAGGAAGATGGGCCTGGTAGCGAACTGGCACCTCGAAGCCGGACAGCTTTCTTCTTACAGGGACAGCTCAGCAATCGGACACGTCAGGTACTCGACCAAGGGCAGGTCAATCCTTGACAACGCCCAGCCGCTTCAGATAGACTCAGCCTTCGCCATCGCCCACAACGGGACCCTCATCAAGGTCGAGCAGCTCTCCGCTCCCGTCGAAGCAGAGTTCGGCCTCTCCTGCGAGTCAGATACCCGGGCAGCAGGCTATCGGCTCCTTCACTTCCTGAAGGACGACAAGGAGATGTTCACTTCCTTCCAGAAACTGTCGGCGGAGCTGGTGGGCGCCTACTGTTTCGCAATCATCGACTCGTTCAGAAACGTTTTCGCAGTGAGGGACCCGAGAGGGTACCGGCCCCTCTGCCTTGGATGGCACGAGGCCACCCGGACCTATGTCGCGGCGTCCGAGAGCTGTGCGCTGTCGGCTGTCGGGGCAGACTTCGTCCGCGACGTCGAACCCGGCGAGATGGTGAAGTTCGGAACCAGGGACGGCGAACTGGAGTCTTTCAGGTTCGCACCCAAAGTGCCCACGGCCTACTGCTCGTTCGAGTACACCTACTTCGCGCACCCATCATCTCGCCTCAATGGCGTGTCGGTCTACGAGGCCAGGAAAAAGGTCGGCAGGGTCCTGGCGAAGAAATCCCAGACGAAAGGGGACGTGGTCATCCCCGTCCCGGACTCTGCGAGGCCTTCTGCCTTGGGTTTCTCAGTCGAAAGCGGGGTCCCCATGGACGAGGGGCTGATGAAGGACAGGTACAGCAGGAAAGGGAGCATCAGAAGCTTCATCGAGCCCGGGCAGACTGGAAGGGAGGACGTCGTGAAGAGGATAATCCCGATACGAGAGACGATTCAGGGCAGGGATGTGATTGTAGTGGACGACAGCGTAGTGCGCGGCACAAGCTCGAAGGCGATCGTAAAGTCCCTGAGGAAGGCCGGAGCGAAATCTGTGAAGATGGCAGTCACCTTCCCTCCGATACGCCATCCATGCCACATGGGAATCGACTTCCCGAGCAAAGAAGAGCTCCTCGTGCACAACGTTGCAGAGGAGCAGGACTCGGTTGCCGAGACAGCTTCGAAGGTTGCAGAGGCGATAGGGGCGGACGAGTTCTTCTACAACGACATCGAAGGTCTGAGCGAGGCCATCGGCCTACCAAAGGACAGCCTATGCTTCGCCTGCATCAACGGAGACTACTCGAAACTCAACGCACCAAAGCCCATGAACGAAGCCGAGGAAGTGAAGACGAACTCTTGA
- a CDS encoding 5-formyltetrahydrofolate cyclo-ligase, protein MSKTDLRQAALKSRRSLTSQSIETLSAEVERVLLQLPEFMEARTVATYVAKSDEVQTAGIIDAALARKKRVLVPRAGPASLELSFFEIHSLSELSPGSFGVLEPGKGAQGFPLSDSEIVLVPIVAWDEKGHRLGYGKGYFDKALRSRGTALAAGLALESQRFPAVPQGPSDSPLDVIVTERRIVRVEARDR, encoded by the coding sequence TTGAGCAAGACAGACCTCAGGCAGGCGGCTCTGAAATCCAGGCGCTCCCTCACCAGCCAGAGCATCGAAACCCTCAGTGCCGAGGTCGAGCGCGTGCTCTTGCAGCTCCCAGAGTTCATGGAGGCGAGGACAGTGGCGACCTACGTCGCGAAGAGTGACGAAGTGCAGACTGCGGGCATAATCGACGCTGCGCTCGCTCGGAAGAAGCGGGTCCTTGTGCCTAGGGCCGGCCCTGCCTCCCTCGAACTCAGCTTCTTCGAAATCCATTCCCTTTCCGAACTCTCCCCCGGCTCCTTCGGCGTCCTGGAACCCGGCAAAGGCGCCCAGGGGTTCCCTCTCAGCGACTCCGAAATCGTCTTGGTGCCCATCGTCGCCTGGGACGAGAAGGGCCACAGGCTCGGCTACGGCAAGGGCTACTTCGACAAGGCTTTGAGGTCCAGAGGCACCGCCCTCGCTGCAGGTTTGGCTCTCGAGTCACAGAGATTTCCCGCAGTGCCGCAGGGACCTAGTGACTCGCCGCTCGACGTGATAGTTACAGAGAGACGAATCGTCAGAGTTGAGGCTAGGGACAGATGA
- the purC gene encoding phosphoribosylaminoimidazolesuccinocarboxamide synthase: MMPQGTFLRSGKVKDIYELDGEHLLFHFTDRVSAFDVVLPTKIPRKGEVLCRLGAHFFETLGVPNHMVRVEGSDRMVVRKMKMIMVECVVRGYLYGSLMERASSGQVQLLGEKVLASKLPQPCFDPTTKSEVKDEPITEGEIVKEGRASLAELEQLKRTSFEIYDKMGRSAAAAGFILADIKLEFGRDEKGKIILGDSIGPDEFRMWPAKSYSPGKTQESYDKQPVRDWLISEGYKAKLDQARKSGQSAPQPPALPDWLVEETGRRYAAVYESLSGKRL, encoded by the coding sequence ATGATGCCTCAGGGCACCTTCCTCCGGTCGGGCAAGGTGAAGGACATCTACGAACTCGACGGCGAGCACCTGCTTTTCCATTTCACTGACAGGGTCTCCGCTTTCGACGTCGTTCTCCCGACGAAGATACCCCGCAAGGGCGAGGTCCTCTGCAGGCTTGGGGCCCACTTCTTCGAGACGCTAGGGGTGCCCAATCACATGGTAAGGGTTGAAGGATCGGACAGGATGGTCGTCAGGAAGATGAAAATGATAATGGTCGAATGCGTAGTCAGAGGGTACCTCTACGGGAGCCTCATGGAGCGCGCCTCCAGCGGCCAGGTCCAACTGCTCGGCGAGAAGGTCCTGGCCTCGAAGCTTCCTCAGCCTTGCTTCGACCCCACCACCAAGTCAGAGGTCAAGGACGAGCCGATAACCGAAGGTGAAATCGTCAAAGAAGGAAGGGCGAGCCTTGCTGAACTCGAACAGCTCAAGCGCACCTCCTTCGAGATCTACGACAAGATGGGAAGGAGTGCGGCTGCCGCTGGCTTCATCCTCGCAGACATCAAGTTGGAGTTCGGAAGAGACGAAAAAGGCAAGATCATACTAGGCGACTCGATCGGGCCCGACGAGTTCAGGATGTGGCCCGCCAAGTCCTATTCGCCAGGGAAGACCCAGGAGAGCTACGACAAGCAGCCGGTAAGGGACTGGCTCATCTCCGAGGGATACAAGGCGAAGCTCGACCAAGCGAGGAAGTCCGGTCAGAGCGCACCACAGCCTCCAGCGCTCCCAGACTGGCTGGTCGAGGAGACTGGCCGGAGGTATGCTGCCGTGTACGAAAGCCTGTCAGGAAAAAGGCTGTAG
- the purM gene encoding phosphoribosylformylglycinamidine cyclo-ligase encodes MARSSYSRAGANRRKVREIHSSLARQLGRTFAFRAGKTGAPLMAIGHYAGLIDLGGDSALALHTDGVGSKVLVAQRMGRFDTVGIDCVAMSVNDLVCLGSEPVALLDYVALEKENDRLVSELAKGLAEGARLSATAIVGGETAILGDMVKGLRGNGFDLVSMGVGLVKKSAVIDGSRIREGDAVIGVESSGLHSNGYTLARRILGRLPLNSRLEGLGTTLGDALLAPTRIYVGPTLAAMRSAQVHGIAHITGGAFTKLTRLVGGRGLKFDIRLPAPQPIFKLLQGRGGVTDREMYSTFNMGIGLCLVLPSSEIGKVARPFRREGFPVHHLGQVRRGKGVVVNGVRLL; translated from the coding sequence TTGGCACGCTCATCCTATTCAAGGGCCGGTGCGAACCGCCGAAAGGTGAGAGAGATCCACTCCTCGCTCGCCCGGCAGCTCGGCCGAACCTTCGCCTTTCGTGCCGGGAAGACGGGTGCTCCGCTGATGGCCATCGGACACTACGCAGGCCTGATAGACCTCGGCGGCGACTCTGCGCTCGCGCTCCACACCGACGGCGTCGGGTCCAAAGTCCTGGTCGCACAAAGGATGGGACGGTTCGACACCGTCGGAATCGACTGCGTAGCGATGAGTGTCAACGACCTGGTCTGCCTCGGGTCCGAGCCGGTGGCTCTGCTGGACTACGTAGCGCTCGAGAAGGAGAACGACAGACTGGTGTCCGAACTCGCGAAGGGGCTCGCGGAGGGGGCGAGGCTCTCGGCCACGGCCATTGTGGGGGGCGAGACGGCCATCCTGGGAGACATGGTCAAGGGCCTGCGTGGGAACGGCTTCGACCTCGTCTCAATGGGAGTTGGCCTTGTGAAGAAGAGCGCGGTCATCGACGGGTCGCGCATTAGGGAAGGTGACGCCGTCATCGGTGTCGAGAGTTCGGGCCTCCACTCAAACGGCTACACGCTGGCAAGGAGGATACTCGGTCGCCTGCCCTTGAATAGTCGACTGGAAGGGCTGGGGACCACCCTCGGGGACGCCCTTCTTGCCCCCACTCGAATCTATGTCGGGCCTACTCTTGCCGCAATGAGGTCGGCCCAAGTTCACGGGATAGCCCACATAACCGGAGGTGCCTTCACGAAGCTCACCAGGCTCGTGGGCGGTCGCGGCCTGAAGTTCGACATTCGGCTGCCTGCGCCCCAGCCAATCTTCAAACTGCTGCAAGGGAGAGGAGGGGTCACAGACCGCGAAATGTACAGTACGTTCAACATGGGGATAGGCCTGTGCTTAGTTCTCCCTTCGAGCGAGATTGGAAAGGTCGCCCGCCCCTTCAGGAGGGAGGGGTTCCCAGTCCACCACCTCGGACAAGTGAGAAGGGGGAAAGGGGTAGTTGTCAACGGCGTCAGGCTTCTCTAA
- the purQ gene encoding phosphoribosylformylglycinamidine synthase I, protein MVASLRVAVVRFPGSNCDLDAVRALKAVRGVKPDLVWHEDGAVAGYDAVVLPGGFSFGDYLRAGSIAARSPALGRIARLAEKGVPILGICNGFQILIEAGLLPGALLRNTTLRFVCRWVTVRVDNNRTPFTRNMRKGQVLRMPIAHNEGRYAATAADLSSLSSRGGVVFRYCDLGGDVTAASNPTGTLRNIAGICNRDGNVVGLMPHPERAADRILSPFDTEDGALLFASLLRRE, encoded by the coding sequence ATGGTCGCGAGTCTGCGGGTCGCGGTCGTCCGGTTCCCCGGCAGCAACTGCGACCTCGACGCTGTGCGCGCACTGAAGGCAGTCCGAGGGGTCAAGCCAGACCTTGTCTGGCACGAGGACGGGGCCGTCGCAGGGTACGACGCCGTCGTCCTCCCCGGCGGCTTTTCTTTCGGCGATTACCTCCGCGCAGGGTCCATAGCCGCGAGGAGCCCGGCCCTCGGGAGGATAGCTAGGCTCGCAGAGAAGGGGGTACCGATACTTGGCATCTGCAACGGTTTTCAGATTCTCATTGAAGCCGGCCTTCTCCCCGGCGCACTGCTGAGGAACACAACCCTGAGGTTCGTCTGCAGGTGGGTCACGGTGCGCGTCGACAACAACCGCACGCCCTTCACAAGGAACATGAGGAAGGGCCAGGTCCTTCGCATGCCCATCGCGCACAACGAGGGCAGATACGCCGCGACCGCGGCAGACCTTAGCAGCCTCTCCTCGCGGGGAGGCGTGGTCTTCAGATACTGCGACCTGGGCGGCGACGTCACCGCAGCTTCCAACCCGACCGGGACCCTCCGCAACATCGCAGGAATCTGCAACAGGGACGGGAACGTCGTCGGTCTGATGCCCCACCCTGAGAGGGCTGCCGACAGGATACTCAGCCCCTTCGACACCGAGGACGGCGCCCTGCTCTTCGCATCGTTGCTCAGGAGGGAGTGA
- the purE gene encoding 5-(carboxyamino)imidazole ribonucleotide mutase, protein MTTPSVAIIAGSKSDRAITDDVSKALTELDINHEVRFISAHRNPKRLREYMEQSAADVFIAVAGLSAHLPGVMASMTTKPVIGVPVNVKINGLDSLLSIVQMPPGVPVGCVGIDNGRNAGILAAEILALGDPALGERLSKMRASWE, encoded by the coding sequence ATGACTACCCCTTCGGTTGCGATAATAGCGGGGAGCAAGAGCGACAGGGCCATCACTGACGACGTCTCTAAGGCGCTCACGGAGTTAGACATCAATCATGAAGTAAGGTTCATCTCGGCCCACAGGAACCCCAAAAGGCTCAGAGAGTACATGGAGCAATCTGCCGCAGACGTCTTCATCGCGGTCGCCGGTCTCTCGGCCCATCTCCCAGGAGTGATGGCCTCGATGACCACGAAGCCCGTGATCGGCGTCCCGGTCAATGTCAAGATCAACGGTCTGGACTCCCTTCTTTCCATCGTCCAGATGCCCCCCGGCGTGCCTGTGGGGTGCGTAGGCATTGACAACGGGAGGAACGCTGGGATACTCGCAGCCGAAATCCTGGCCCTCGGGGATCCGGCACTCGGAGAAAGACTTTCGAAGATGAGGGCCTCCTGGGAATGA
- the purN gene encoding phosphoribosylglycinamide formyltransferase yields MRIGVLVSGRGSNLESILKSIQKGAIKGAQVSVVISNRAEARALRIAREYGAKAVTVSQGSASSEEFGSALSVALRKHGVSPREGLVLLAGFMKVLPRSFVELYRGRIMNIHPSLLPAFPGLNAQRQALEHGVKVSGCTVHFVVPEVDAGPIIIQKAVAVKEGDDEGSLSSRILRQEHRIYPEAVRLFVQGRLRIVGRGVLVKR; encoded by the coding sequence ATGCGCATCGGTGTCCTCGTCTCCGGCAGGGGCTCAAACCTAGAATCGATCCTGAAGTCGATACAGAAGGGCGCAATCAAAGGCGCGCAGGTCTCGGTGGTGATAAGCAACAGAGCGGAGGCGAGGGCACTCCGGATCGCTAGGGAATATGGAGCCAAAGCGGTCACCGTATCCCAGGGTTCTGCCTCGTCGGAGGAATTCGGTTCGGCGCTTTCCGTTGCCCTGAGGAAGCATGGCGTCAGCCCACGCGAGGGACTCGTCCTCCTCGCCGGGTTCATGAAAGTCCTGCCTAGAAGTTTCGTCGAGCTCTACCGAGGTAGAATCATGAACATACACCCGTCCCTCCTCCCCGCCTTCCCAGGGCTGAACGCCCAGCGCCAGGCCCTGGAGCATGGAGTCAAGGTCTCGGGGTGTACCGTCCACTTCGTGGTCCCGGAAGTCGACGCTGGCCCGATCATAATTCAGAAAGCCGTCGCCGTGAAGGAAGGAGACGACGAGGGGTCGCTCTCATCCAGGATCCTCAGGCAAGAGCACAGGATCTACCCAGAAGCCGTCAGGCTCTTCGTCCAGGGCCGTTTGAGGATCGTCGGTCGGGGGGTCCTGGTCAAAAGATGA
- the purB gene encoding adenylosuccinate lyase, translating to MKPTRPKNGEGRFGYDTYLSPFTWRYGSEEMRKLFSEEEKRATWRKVWLALAEAQQGLGLLTEEEVRDIRSKSGREHVDIRKAHALEKKIRHDLMAELRTFADQAKVGGGKLHLGATSMDIEDNADILLYRQAMDILTSRLLGCLTALREKIVKHRDTVCMAWTHLQPAEPTTLGYRFANYAQDLVLDIRFVEAVRKIFLLGKGVKGAVGTAASFKALLGNDSRVRRLEKSVMGRLGLESFEVSGQTYPRKVDYAVLVCLASIAQSCHKFGLDLRVMQSPAFGEWSEPIENLQVGSSAMPFKRNPVTAERMCSLSRLVSAMPAVAFSNAANSILERTLDDSAARRVAVPEAFLAVEECLILYERLVSGLRVYPVMVRKNLERFGPFAGTEAVMMKLAGAGGDRQKIHEMIRVRSSAAWEEVMKGKPNPIERSLAGDRGVSSKLTRKELKRLMEPTQHIGNAKEKCDAFVKGTVDPLLSESRRRRPATKSGF from the coding sequence ATGAAGCCAACGCGTCCGAAGAATGGAGAGGGGCGGTTCGGATACGACACGTACCTCTCGCCCTTCACCTGGCGCTACGGCAGCGAAGAAATGAGGAAGCTCTTCTCCGAGGAGGAGAAGCGTGCGACCTGGAGGAAGGTCTGGCTGGCACTGGCAGAGGCGCAGCAGGGACTGGGACTCCTTACTGAGGAGGAGGTCAGAGACATTCGCTCGAAGTCAGGCAGGGAGCACGTCGACATCCGCAAGGCCCACGCGCTGGAGAAGAAGATTAGGCACGACCTGATGGCTGAGCTCAGGACCTTCGCGGACCAGGCGAAAGTCGGCGGGGGGAAGCTCCACCTGGGCGCGACTTCGATGGACATCGAAGACAACGCGGACATCCTCCTATACAGGCAGGCGATGGACATCCTGACCTCGCGCCTCCTCGGCTGTCTCACTGCGCTCCGCGAGAAGATTGTGAAGCATAGGGACACCGTCTGCATGGCGTGGACTCACCTGCAGCCGGCCGAGCCGACGACGCTGGGTTACAGGTTCGCGAACTACGCCCAGGACCTGGTTCTGGACATCAGGTTCGTGGAGGCCGTGAGGAAGATATTCCTACTCGGGAAGGGGGTAAAGGGTGCAGTCGGAACCGCTGCTAGCTTCAAGGCTCTCCTGGGGAACGACTCTAGGGTCAGGAGACTTGAGAAGTCAGTGATGGGACGGCTGGGGCTCGAGTCGTTCGAGGTCTCGGGCCAGACCTATCCAAGGAAGGTAGACTACGCTGTGCTGGTCTGCCTTGCCTCGATAGCTCAGAGCTGTCATAAGTTCGGGCTCGACCTCAGGGTGATGCAATCGCCAGCCTTCGGAGAATGGTCGGAGCCGATAGAGAACCTGCAGGTCGGGTCCAGCGCGATGCCGTTCAAGCGCAATCCCGTCACAGCTGAGAGGATGTGCTCGCTGTCCAGGCTCGTCTCCGCCATGCCCGCGGTCGCGTTCTCGAACGCGGCAAACAGCATCCTCGAACGGACGCTGGACGATTCTGCTGCGAGGCGGGTCGCCGTGCCAGAGGCGTTCCTCGCGGTGGAGGAATGTCTGATCCTCTACGAACGGCTCGTCAGCGGGTTGAGAGTGTATCCCGTGATGGTTAGGAAGAACCTGGAGAGGTTCGGGCCTTTCGCTGGGACCGAGGCGGTGATGATGAAGCTGGCAGGGGCTGGAGGCGACAGACAGAAGATTCACGAAATGATCAGGGTCAGGTCGTCGGCGGCGTGGGAAGAGGTGATGAAGGGGAAACCGAATCCTATCGAACGGAGCTTGGCAGGCGACAGAGGAGTATCTTCGAAGTTGACGCGAAAAGAGCTGAAGAGGTTGATGGAGCCGACCCAGCACATAGGCAACGCTAAGGAGAAATGCGATGCATTCGTGAAGGGCACGGTCGACCCGCTCCTCTCCGAGTCCCGCAGAAGGCGGCCTGCGACGAAGTCAGGATTCTAG
- a CDS encoding bifunctional 5,10-methylene-tetrahydrofolate dehydrogenase/5,10-methylene-tetrahydrofolate cyclohydrolase (catalyzes the formation of 5,10-methenyltetrahydrofolate from 5,10-methylenetetrahydrofolate and subsequent formation of 10-formyltetrahydrofolate from 5,10-methenyltetrahydrofolate), with the protein MTATIMDGRALAASIAERLAAEVSRMKSDGKEPTLATILVGDDPPSKVYLGSKHKAAQRTGITSESHTLPADASEGELTSLIEGLNMDRRVNGILLQLPLPGHFNERKMIERISPEKDVDGLTSTNTGRLFYGQSDLIPCTPRGVMELLHHYNIKIISSTAVIINRSTLVGKPLYHLLLNEDATVTVCHSKSAEVAEATKRADIVITAVGVRPRFILTADMVKEGAVVIDVAMNRVDGKLVGDADFEAVSRKASFITPVPGGVGPMTVIMLMQNTLIAASKQAGLLVSSVVQS; encoded by the coding sequence ATGACCGCGACGATCATGGACGGCAGGGCACTCGCCGCAAGCATAGCGGAGAGGCTCGCCGCCGAGGTCTCTAGGATGAAATCGGATGGCAAGGAACCAACCTTGGCGACTATCCTCGTCGGGGACGACCCTCCCTCAAAGGTTTACCTGGGCAGCAAGCACAAGGCGGCCCAGAGGACCGGGATTACATCCGAGAGTCACACCCTCCCGGCCGATGCGAGCGAGGGGGAACTGACCTCCCTGATCGAGGGCCTCAACATGGACAGGAGGGTCAACGGGATACTCCTTCAGCTCCCCCTCCCCGGCCACTTCAACGAGCGGAAGATGATAGAGCGCATCAGTCCGGAGAAGGACGTTGACGGCCTCACATCCACGAACACCGGCCGGCTCTTCTACGGCCAGTCGGACCTGATTCCATGCACACCGAGAGGCGTGATGGAACTCCTTCACCATTACAACATCAAGATAATCTCTTCCACCGCTGTCATAATCAACAGGAGCACCCTCGTCGGAAAGCCGCTCTACCATCTCCTGCTCAACGAGGATGCCACGGTGACGGTCTGTCACTCGAAGTCTGCAGAAGTCGCCGAGGCGACCAAGCGCGCCGACATTGTAATCACGGCCGTCGGGGTGCGCCCCCGGTTCATACTCACCGCAGACATGGTGAAGGAAGGCGCGGTCGTCATCGACGTTGCAATGAACCGCGTCGATGGAAAGCTTGTTGGCGACGCCGACTTTGAGGCCGTCTCAAGAAAGGCCTCCTTCATCACCCCAGTGCCCGGCGGAGTCGGCCCCATGACTGTCATAATGTTGATGCAGAACACCCTGATCGCGGCCTCGAAGCAGGCCGGACTTCTCGTTTCCTCGGTGGTCCAGAGTTGA
- the purL gene encoding phosphoribosylformylglycinamidine synthase subunit PurL: MITSNIMLGLSREEVATVRRTLGREPNETEWAIIDAEWSEHSSYKSSKALLRLFPTSGDRVLLGPGYDAGVVDVGKGYAVTLHIESHNHPSAVDPYGGASTGIGGVIRDILSMGSRPLALVDILRFGDPRSSPHSKWLLRNVVRGIADYGNCVGVPTVAGDIEFDESFERNCLVDVACVGVARKDSLILGEARNPGDMIILAGGSTGRDGVGGAAFASKNLAKLPGSDRSSVQVPDPFMKKLLIDSLLEAAGTGLIRGMKDLGGGGLSTGLSEIAAKGGTGVEVELTRVRVREPDMAPTEIMTSESQERMLLILDPKRSAPVLNVLDKYEVPYAVIGSVTGDCALRLRWNGKKVVELPADLVANAPLVPRPVKRPLPPNSASVLTGKTPDVGASLMALLGSPNISSKRWVYEQYDHEVGTSTVLKPGMADAALMRLPNGSMLAVKADGNSKHSSLDPRRGAAGCVAEACRNIVAVGAEPIAMVDHLQFGDPSDPEVYWTFKESVEGMAEYCRRLSLPVVGGKVSFYNQDEASKRPIKPSPVAMVVGLAPPATRRVSSSFISGGDQVFLVGVTKPELGGSEYHESILRVSGGAVPKPHAAVDSRVYRAVLRLARKGLAGSIHDCSKGGLGVALAEMCIGSGIGVAVDLSGMAKRALTPAHALFSESHGRFVFSTRQAKQAESLLNASRLPYSRIGTTGGEHLVVSHAGKKVMRLNVRAMKEAWEGALPELMN; this comes from the coding sequence TTGATAACATCAAACATCATGCTGGGGCTTTCACGGGAGGAGGTAGCGACAGTAAGACGGACCCTCGGCCGCGAACCCAACGAGACGGAGTGGGCCATCATCGACGCAGAGTGGTCAGAGCACAGCTCCTACAAATCCTCGAAGGCTCTCCTCAGGCTCTTCCCGACCAGCGGCGACCGAGTCCTCCTCGGCCCGGGGTACGACGCCGGGGTCGTGGACGTCGGGAAGGGGTACGCGGTGACCCTCCACATCGAAAGTCACAACCACCCTTCCGCGGTCGACCCCTACGGCGGCGCCTCGACCGGCATCGGGGGCGTCATCAGGGACATCCTCTCCATGGGCTCCCGCCCCCTCGCACTCGTCGACATCCTCCGCTTCGGGGACCCCAGGTCGAGCCCGCACTCGAAGTGGCTGCTTAGGAACGTCGTCAGGGGCATAGCCGACTACGGAAACTGCGTGGGCGTCCCGACCGTGGCCGGAGACATAGAATTCGACGAATCCTTCGAAAGGAACTGCCTCGTCGACGTCGCCTGCGTCGGGGTGGCCCGCAAAGACTCGCTGATTCTGGGCGAGGCCCGGAACCCGGGAGACATGATAATTCTCGCTGGTGGTTCAACCGGGAGAGATGGCGTCGGAGGCGCGGCGTTCGCCTCCAAGAACCTGGCGAAACTGCCGGGGTCGGACAGGTCTTCGGTCCAAGTCCCCGACCCGTTCATGAAGAAACTATTGATCGATTCTCTCCTTGAGGCCGCCGGCACAGGCCTGATTCGGGGAATGAAGGACCTCGGAGGCGGAGGCCTCTCTACCGGCCTGTCAGAAATCGCGGCCAAGGGCGGCACCGGCGTCGAAGTGGAGCTGACAAGGGTGAGGGTCAGGGAGCCCGACATGGCCCCGACAGAGATCATGACCTCCGAATCTCAGGAAAGGATGCTGCTCATCCTGGACCCCAAGCGTTCGGCCCCAGTGCTCAATGTTCTGGACAAGTACGAAGTTCCCTACGCGGTCATCGGCTCGGTGACGGGGGACTGTGCCCTGAGGCTCAGGTGGAACGGGAAGAAGGTCGTGGAACTTCCCGCCGACCTCGTAGCGAACGCCCCGCTCGTCCCGAGGCCTGTGAAAAGGCCGCTCCCCCCAAATAGTGCCTCAGTCCTGACGGGAAAGACCCCGGACGTTGGAGCATCCCTCATGGCTCTCCTGGGGTCCCCCAACATCTCAAGCAAGAGATGGGTCTACGAGCAGTACGACCACGAGGTGGGCACGAGCACAGTTCTGAAGCCCGGCATGGCGGACGCCGCCCTGATGAGGTTGCCAAACGGTTCAATGCTCGCGGTAAAGGCCGACGGCAACAGCAAGCACAGCTCCCTCGACCCCAGGCGGGGGGCCGCAGGCTGCGTCGCAGAGGCGTGCAGAAACATAGTCGCGGTGGGCGCGGAACCCATAGCCATGGTCGACCACCTTCAATTCGGCGACCCCTCCGACCCGGAAGTGTACTGGACCTTCAAAGAATCGGTGGAAGGCATGGCCGAGTATTGCAGGCGGCTCTCTCTGCCCGTGGTCGGTGGGAAGGTCAGCTTCTACAACCAAGACGAAGCCTCCAAGCGGCCGATCAAACCCTCCCCTGTCGCGATGGTCGTCGGCCTCGCACCTCCCGCAACCCGACGTGTTTCCTCTTCATTCATTTCGGGTGGCGACCAGGTCTTCCTCGTCGGAGTGACGAAGCCCGAACTAGGAGGCTCCGAGTACCACGAGAGCATACTTCGCGTTTCGGGGGGCGCCGTCCCCAAGCCTCACGCAGCGGTCGATTCCCGGGTGTACAGGGCGGTGCTGCGCCTCGCCAGGAAGGGCCTTGCGGGTTCGATTCACGACTGTTCGAAGGGCGGCCTTGGGGTCGCGTTGGCAGAGATGTGCATTGGTTCCGGAATCGGAGTGGCGGTCGACCTTTCCGGGATGGCCAAGCGGGCTCTGACCCCAGCCCACGCGCTCTTCTCAGAGTCTCACGGGAGATTCGTCTTCTCAACCCGACAGGCGAAGCAAGCCGAATCGCTCCTTAACGCCTCGCGACTGCCCTACTCCCGCATCGGCACGACTGGGGGAGAGCACCTGGTCGTGTCTCACGCTGGGAAGAAAGTCATGCGCCTCAACGTCCGCGCCATGAAGGAGGCTTGGGAGGGCGCCCTCCCGGAGCTGATGAACTGA